In the genome of Leptospira terpstrae serovar Hualin str. LT 11-33 = ATCC 700639, one region contains:
- a CDS encoding CBS domain-containing protein: MFFWIHDGRILPNPPPTYADRVHKIHPGGKSAPITGEGEETKSTNTASFLHRSPSDVYEESAGQTEKTVYFLHEIMSTPALMQKSTETIETCLDFMLEKQIRHLPITNESGILVGFVSDRDILEKSKSYERDWPVSDIMIKRVLVGSPGSEIRGVTQVLLEERIGCIPVVNDDNQPIGMVTRSDLLRLLLKYPNLNIIA, from the coding sequence ATGTTCTTTTGGATACATGATGGGCGCATTTTACCGAATCCGCCCCCCACTTACGCAGATCGGGTTCACAAAATCCATCCAGGGGGGAAATCAGCCCCTATTACTGGGGAAGGTGAGGAAACCAAAAGTACTAACACAGCTTCTTTTTTACACCGTTCTCCTTCGGATGTTTACGAAGAATCCGCTGGCCAGACAGAAAAAACGGTCTACTTCCTCCACGAAATCATGTCCACTCCTGCCCTAATGCAAAAGTCCACGGAAACCATTGAAACTTGCTTGGATTTTATGTTGGAAAAACAAATCCGCCACCTCCCGATTACCAATGAATCGGGAATCCTTGTCGGTTTTGTTTCCGATCGCGATATCTTAGAAAAAAGCAAATCTTACGAAAGAGATTGGCCTGTTTCCGATATTATGATCAAACGCGTATTAGTTGGTTCACCTGGATCGGAAATTAGAGGTGTCACCCAAGTTCTTTTAGAAGAAAGAATTGGATGTATTCCAGTGGTAAATGACGATAATCAACCTATTGGTATGGTCACAA